Genomic DNA from Mycobacteriales bacterium:
CCGCGCGCAGGAGTCGCTCTCGCTCGTCACGACCGTCGCCCAGCAGACCGAGCTCGCGATCCAGCTCGGCACCTGCGGCGACCAGTGCGACCCGCAGGGCGCCGGCCCGGCGCTGCCCACCGCGTCGCCCGAGCCCGCGCCCGGATCGACGGCGACGCCCGGACCGCAGGTCGTGCCGACGCAGGAGCCCGACTGCGAGTGCGCCGCGCCGCAGCCCGAGCCCGCCCCCACACCGACCGCCGAGCCGGCGACCGAGCCGACCCCGACCACTGAGCCCTCGCCGCAGCCGACTCCCACGCAGGAACCGACGCAGGAGCCCTCCCCGCAGCCCAGCTCGGTGCTCCCGACGGAGATCGTCATCCCCTCCGGGCTCCCGCTGCCCAGCGGTCTCCCGACCTCGATCCCGCTGCCGCCCGTCGTGCTCCCCACCGAGCTGCCGCCGACCCTCCCGCTGCAGGCCCCGCAGCCGTAGTCCCAGCGCGGGCAGAGTCCCGGCGCTGACCCTCCGGTCGTCACGGAGCGTGACGGCCGGGAGTCGCCCGCCCGCGGCCGCGCCGCCGGCTCCGGAGTACCCCTGGGGGTCAGGCTCACAGGTGCGCGTCGCGTCCGGTTTCGTCTCCCGTGTTCCCGGGGTCCGGAAAAAAGTTCCCGTGAGGCCCGTCACCAACCGTCACCGGCCTCGTTACCTGGATCAGAGCGCGTCGTGGTGGTCGGAAAAGCCCTGGTAGGTCCACACTTCAGGGGATTCGTCCAGCCGCCGATACAGGGACGACAGCGCACCACTCCGAAGGGTCAGGGAACATGGCAGTCAAGGGAATCGTGCGGCTCACCGCACTCGCGGTTGCGACGGGCACGCTCGTCGCCACCGGCGCGGGCACGGCCTCCGCCGCGACCGCCATCGACACGTCCAAGATCGTCGCCGCCGGTGACGGCGCGGCCATCAAGATCACGCTCAACCTGCCGGCCGCTCTCGCCGGCGCGCTGGGCACCTCCACCATCGAGCAGACGATCTCGATGACCGACGGTCAGGTCTCCACCGTCCTCACCCCGCTCGCCGAGACCACGGCGATCCTGGGCAAGGGCAACGTGCCGGTGCTCTCCGATCTGCTCGCGAAGGCCACCAAGGCCTCGCTGACCGGCAAGACCGAGGACTCGCAGCCCGGCCTGGTCAACATCGACCAGCTCGGCATCAAGCTCAAGCTCCTCCCGCTGACCTCCAAGGTCGCGCAGCCCTCCCTCGACGGTGTACTGAGCGCCTCCGCCTCCGGTGTCGCGCAGCTGCGCATCGGCGCCCTCGGCGCCGCCAACCTCGAGAGCGTCACCGCTCCCGTCCAGGGCGTGCTCGACACGGCCCTCGGCACCGTCGACACCGTCGCCGGCACCGCGACGGGCACCGTCGGCTCCGCGCTGACTGGTGCGCTCGACCAGCTCGACGCTGCCACCGACAACGCCGCCTCGCCGCTGTCCGCCCCGGCGGCCGCCGCTGTCGAGACCGTCACCGCGACCCTCGAGAACACCCTCGACGGCCTCCTCGACACCCTCGGCTCGCTCGACGCCGCGACCGACCTGGTCTCGATGGACACGATCATCAGCGACCAGCTCATCACCCGCAAGGGCGACGTCGTGACCTCGACGGTCGAGAACACCGTCAAGAACCTCAACGTCCTCAACGGCCTGGTCTCGGTCGAGGCCATCACCTCCAAGGCGACCGCCGCCGCCGGTGGCAAGCCGGGCACCGCCTCGGCCGATACCGTCACGCCGGTCCTCAAGGTCTCCGTCGCCAACGGCGCCCTCACCGCGCTGCTCGACGAGAACGGCCTCAACCTCGGTGGCACCGTCGGCTCCGCCCTCCCTGCCGAGCTGACCGGCACGGTCAACGACGCGCTCGACACCGTCAGCGGCCTGCTCAACGAGCTCGCCGGCGTCGACGTCGTCATCGGCAAGGGCACCACGACGGTCTCCCCCGACGGCACCGCTGCCGCCGCGTCCGTCGCCGCCACCACGCTGATCGTCAACCCGCCCGTCCTCGCGGCGCTGCTCCCGGCCGGCAAGAAGTTCCTGACGGTCGACCTGGTCCGCGCCAACGCCTCAGCCGGCACCGTGCTCGTCGCCGCGCCGACCACCCCGGTCACCACGGTCACCACGGTCTCCACCCCCGTGAACACCCCGGTGAGCCTGCCCCGCACGGGTGGTGAGCTCGGCCTCGCCGCCGCGGCCACCGTCCTCATGGGTGTCGCGCTCGTCGCCCGCCGCCGTCGCTCGGTCTTCGTCGGCTAGTCACACCTCCGCACCACAGCACAGCGCCCCCGGTCCTCGGACCGGGGGCGCTGCGCTGTGAGGGCCTCCCCTAGGGTGGCTCCCGAGCCCACCCGCCCCGCCCGAGAGGCTGCCCACCGTGCCCCTGCGCCGACGCCCGCCTGCCGATGACGGCGTCGCCGCGGTCCTCGCCGGGGCCGCCTCGGCCGCCGTCGCCGAGGTGGAGTCCTCGCTCGAGGTCGTGGCCGACCCGACGGCCGCGGCGTTCTTCGACGTCGACAACACGATGATCCGCGGCGCCTCGATCTACTTCTTCGGCAAGGGCATGGCCGGGCGCGGCCTCATCACGACCTCCGACCTGCTGCGCTTCGGGTGGGAGCAGGCCAAGTTCCGCGTCCGCGGCAAGGAGGACCTCGCCGCGGTCGCGGAGGCGCGCGACAAGGCGCTCGGGCTGGTCGCCGGCAAGTCGGTCACGGAGATCGTCGCCTACGGCGAGGAGATCTACGACGAGCTGATGGAGCGCCGCATCTGGTCGGGGACGCGCGCCCTCGCCCAGCAGCACCTCGACGCCGGCCAGCGGGTCTGGCTCGTCACCGCGACACCCGTGGAGCTGGCCCGCATCATCGCCAAGCGCCTGGGCCTCACCGGGGCCCTGGGGACCGTCTCGGAGGTCCAGGACGGCCTCTACACCGGCCGCCTGGTGGGCGAGCCGCTGCACGGGCCGGCCAAGGCGGAGGCGGTGCGCGCGCTCGCCGAGCGCGAGGGCCTCGACCTGTCACGGTGCACGGCGTACTCCGACTCCTCCAACGACGTGCCGATGCTCTCGCTGGTCGGTCATGCGGTCGCGGTCAACCCCGATACCGCGCTGCGCGAGCAGGCGCGGGCCCGAGGCTGGGTCATCAAGGACTTCCGCACGGGCCGCAAGGCCGCCAAGGTCGGCGTGCCCGCTGCGGCCGGTGCCGGGGCCCTCGCCGGCGGGGTCGTCGCCGGGCTGGCGCTGCGCCGGCGCCACGCGGGCCACGGCCACGGGGCGCGGGTGGCGCAGGCCGCGAAGGCCGCGATGGGTGCGGCGCGCCGTTAGAAGAAGACCGAGCGGCGCTGCATGAGCAGCGTGTAGAGCGTCGACTGGATGGTCTCGCGGACCTGGTCGGTGAGGTTGAAGACCAGCATCGGGTCGTCGGCGGCGGTCGCGCCGCCGAGGTGGGCGGTCTCGATCGGCTCGCCGAACTCGATGATCCACTTCGACGGC
This window encodes:
- a CDS encoding HAD-IB family hydrolase, with the protein product MPLRRRPPADDGVAAVLAGAASAAVAEVESSLEVVADPTAAAFFDVDNTMIRGASIYFFGKGMAGRGLITTSDLLRFGWEQAKFRVRGKEDLAAVAEARDKALGLVAGKSVTEIVAYGEEIYDELMERRIWSGTRALAQQHLDAGQRVWLVTATPVELARIIAKRLGLTGALGTVSEVQDGLYTGRLVGEPLHGPAKAEAVRALAEREGLDLSRCTAYSDSSNDVPMLSLVGHAVAVNPDTALREQARARGWVIKDFRTGRKAAKVGVPAAAGAGALAGGVVAGLALRRRHAGHGHGARVAQAAKAAMGAARR